The DNA sequence GGGACTGAGGTGTCGACGACTCAAACCATTGAGCAACAGCTCCGTCAGCTcatgaaaaaatattctGTTGTAATAAAGAAATCACTGCTTCTCGCTGCATACAGGAAGTGGTTAGCAGAGGACCAACGGCGGACCGGCAACGCCGTGTTGGAGCGTTACTTAATTTCGAAAGCCCCACGCAGTCAGTCAGGGGTGCTGGTAGTGACTGTCTTTACCTCCGCCTACCCGGAGGGGCAAAAGTTTAGCTGCAAGTGGAATTGCTACTATTGTCCCAACGAGCCCGGGCAGCCGCGTAGTTACCTCCTTAACGAACCTGGTGTGCGCCGTGCAAACCGCTTAGAATTCGACCCCTACCGCCAGTTTCAGGACCGTGTGAGGTCGCTTGTCGCTATTGGTCACCCAGCGGACAAGGTAGAGCTTTTGGTACTGGGAGGTACGTGGGAAAGCTACCCACTCTCCTACCGTGAGACTTTCATTAGGGATCTTTTTTACGCCGCTAACACAttgtatgatgatgatgcgaGTAACAGCGACTCTACCGTTACCgaagagaggaagaggggtgCGACCGCCGGGGAAAGTGGAAGACCACGGCCTCCACTGGACTTACTGCAGGAGCAACTCCTGAATGAAACAGCCGCTTGTAAGATTATTGGGGTAACCCTTGAAACGCGGCCCGATACCGTGAATGAGGAAATGTTGCGGCAGCTGCGTCGGTTTGGTTGCACACGCGTACAGCTTGGTGTGCAGCACACAGATGATGCAGTCCTGCTTGCGGTCAATCGGCAATCCACGAGGGATGAGGCGGTTCACGCCATTAAGTTGCTGAAGGACAGCTGCTTTAAAGTTGATATCCACCTAATGCCAGACCTTCCGGGGTCTACACCAGAGAATGACAAGAAAATGTTTTCTGACGTTCTATACTCACCCGAGCTACAGGCTGATCAGTGGAAAATTTATCCCTGCCAAACGACGCCCTTCAGCGTTATCGAAGAGTGGTacaaggagggaaagtaTCAACCCTATGGTCTTACCAATTTGATTGACGTCATTCTCTTTGCTAAACGGCGCGTTCAACCATGGGTGCGACTCAACCGTGTAGTGCGTGACATTCCGCATGATTACATACTTGGTGGAGTGGACGTGTCAAATCTCCGCCAGCTACTTGCGGTTCGCCTTGCTGAGGAGGGTTCCCGCTGCCAGTGCATCCGCTGCCGTGAGGTTAAGGGTgatgcagcagctgctgcaaaGCTTCGAGAGGCTGTGCTGGTGGAGCGGCGTTATTCGGCGAGTGAAGGAGAAGAAGTGTTTGTCTCCTGTGAATCAGCTGATggtttaacactttttggtTTCCTGAGAATTCGAATTCATATAGAAAACTGGGAAACACCTTTCGAGGAGCTTAAATCGTGCGCGTTAATTCGAGAATTGCATGTGTATGGCAGCCTTGTCCCGGCGCACACAGAGGCAGACAACGCTAAAGCACAACACCGCGGGGTAGGTACAAAGCTGTTACAGCGGGCGGAAAGCATAGCTCGGAAAGAAGGATACCACCGCATCGCCGTTATTAGCGGTGTAGGGGTGCGCAATTATTATCGTTGCAAAGGTTACGCTCTCTTTACAGGTCCCGAATCCGGAGATTTTCTCATAAAGGAGTTGCAAGATGGcgaagaaagtgaaaaagctAAGGTGGATGACCATCA is a window from the Trypanosoma brucei brucei TREU927 chromosome 8, complete sequence genome containing:
- a CDS encoding histone acethyltransferase, putative gives rise to the protein MLHASGNGAVGDGEEESTGSFIPDMQKVNAKLRNLPTLERLLQEKDPNEFTDEEMGNALKFVEAIAGTEVSTTQTIEQQLRQLMKKYSVVIKKSLLLAAYRKWLAEDQRRTGNAVLERYLISKAPRSQSGVLVVTVFTSAYPEGQKFSCKWNCYYCPNEPGQPRSYLLNEPGVRRANRLEFDPYRQFQDRVRSLVAIGHPADKVELLVLGGTWESYPLSYRETFIRDLFYAANTLYDDDASNSDSTVTEERKRGATAGESGRPRPPLDLLQEQLLNETAACKIIGVTLETRPDTVNEEMLRQLRRFGCTRVQLGVQHTDDAVLLAVNRQSTRDEAVHAIKLLKDSCFKVDIHLMPDLPGSTPENDKKMFSDVLYSPELQADQWKIYPCQTTPFSVIEEWYKEGKYQPYGLTNLIDVILFAKRRVQPWVRLNRVVRDIPHDYILGGVDVSNLRQLLAVRLAEEGSRCQCIRCREVKGDAAAAAKLREAVLVERRYSASEGEEVFVSCESADGLTLFGFLRIRIHIENWETPFEELKSCALIRELHVYGSLVPAHTEADNAKAQHRGVGTKLLQRAESIARKEGYHRIAVISGVGVRNYYRCKGYALFTGPESGDFLIKELQDGEESEKAKVDDHQQCSNDANQRDSTQAADGGDAAGSVITSLWSRLTSFWQGLKRPRGQ